One Dama dama isolate Ldn47 chromosome 24, ASM3311817v1, whole genome shotgun sequence genomic window, atagaaggaatgtaaatcaacataataaaagctatatatgacaaacccacagcaaaccttatcctcaatggtgaaaaattgaaagcatttcccttaaagtcaggaacaagacaagggtgcccactctcaccactactattcaacatagtattggaagttttggccacagcaatcagagcagaaaaagaagtaaaaggaatccagattggaaaagaagaagtaaaactctcactgtttgcagatgacatgatcctctacatagaaaatcctaaagactctaccagaaaattactagagctaatcaatgaatatagtaaagttgcaggatataaaatcaacacacagaaattcattgcattcctatacactaacaatgagaaaacaggaaaataaattaaggacaatattccattcaccattgcaacaaaaagaatgaaatacttaggaatacatctacctagagaaacaaaagacctatatatagaaaactataaaacactgatgaaagaaatcaaagaggacacaaatagatggagaaagatactgtgttcatggatcagaagaattgatatagtgaaaatgagtatactacccaaagcaatctatagattcaatgcaatccctatcaagctaccaatggtatttttcacagaactagaataaataatttcacactttctatggaaataccaaaaacctctaatagccaaagcaatcttgagaatgaagaatggaactggaggaatcaacctgcctgtcttcaggctctactacaaagccacagtcatcaagacagtatggtactggcacaaagacaggattatagatcaatggaacagaatagaaagcccagagataaatccacgcacctatggacatcttatctttgacaaaggaggcaagaatatacaatggagaaaagacaatctccttaacaagtggtgttgggaaaactgatcaaccacttgtataaaaatgaatgtagatcactttctaacaccatacacagaaacaaactcaaaatggattaaagatctaaatgtaagaccagaaaccataaaactccttgaggaaaacataggcaaaacactctccgacataaaccacagccaggatcctctatgacccacctccctgagtaatggaaataaaagcaaaaataaacaaatgtgacctaattagaattaaaagcttttgcacaatgaagaaaaatataagcaaggtgaaaagacagccttcagaatgggagaaaataatagcaaatgaagcaacagacaaagaattaatttcaaaaatatacaagcaacttctgcagctcaattccagaaaaataaacgacccaatcaaaaagtgggccaaagaactaaatagacatttctccaaagaagacatacagatggctaaaaacacatgaaaagatgctcaaaatcactcatcatcagaaaaatgcaaatcaaaaccacaatggggtagcatttcacgccagtcagaatggctgctacccaaaagtctacaagcaataaatgctggagagggtgtggagaaaagggaaccctcttacactgttggtgggaatgcagactagtacagccactatggagaacagggtggagattcctttgaaaaatggaaatagagctgccatatgacccagcaatctcactgctggacatacatgctgaggaaaccagaactgaaagagacacatgtaccccagtgttcatcacagcactgtttataatagccaggacacggaagcaacctagatgtccatcagcagacgaacggataagaaagctgtggtacatatacacaatggaatattactcaacaattaaaaagaatacatttgaatcagttttaatgaggtggatgaaactggagcctattatacagagtgaagtaagccagaaagaaaaacactaatacagtatactgacacatatatatagaatttagaaagatgataatgatgaccctatatgcaagacagaaaaagagacacatatgtatacaacagtcttttggactctgtgcgagagggtgagggtgggatgatatgggagaatggcattgaaacatgtaaattatcacatgtgaaatgaatctccagtccaggtttgatgcatgatacagggtgcttggggctggtgcactgggatgacccagagggatgggatggggagggaggtgggaggggtgttcaggatggggaacacatgtacacccatggcggattcatgtaaatgtatggcaaaaccattacaatattttaaagtaaaaaaaaaattaatttaaaaaaatttttaaaaagaaatattctgaCATTTTTACTTGAATGAAAACACTCGTGGGATTGTCGCAAGCCTTCGTTAATATGCAGAATTCTGGAAGAGCAATTTTGACCACTTTGCCCTGTTTCTGTTGCTTTTGTGGAGAAGTAGGTTTGAGGAATCCATTACTCTGCCATTCAGAAGTTGATATACCTCTGTTACAATGTTTTGGAGATTCATTTAGGTTTTATTAGTACTtcattcagtttttatttctatgtagtGTCCCATTAtgtggatataccacaatttgtttatctacTTATCTGCCTCTATATGTTTGAATTTCTTTGTGGGTGTATGCCTTCTTATATTCTTGGATAAAATCTTAATACTTACTGAGCCACAGTTTTATAGGAAAATTAAGACATCATAaggcatttcagaaaaaaaaaacaaactagttttccaaagtagctgaATCATTTTACACTTCTTCACGTGATATATTATGAGAGTTACAGTTGGTTCgcatcatctttatccatcttTTTctgtcaatctttttttttaaccaatttttattggagtatagttgctatacaatgttgtgttagggtCTACTGTACATCCAAATGAGTCAGCCTTACATAGTAAGTATATCCCCGcctttttggacttccttctcaTTACATCACCACACTGCCTTAAGGAgagctctctgtgctatacagggtGTTCTCATTGCATGCATGCTTAGCTGCTCaacctgtcctactctttgcaacctcatggactgtaccctgccagactcctcagtccttgggattttccaggcaagaatgctggagtgggtttgaCATTTCCTCagtcaggggatcttctcaacccagggatcgaacctgcatgttTTAtgcctccttcattggcaggtgggttcttacaactagtgccacctgggacagtttagttacctgttttatatcaACAGTGTATATATCTCAACACCACTCTCCCAATTCTTGTTATTAGTGAGGCTGTGCAGTGGTATCTCAAGGGATTTACAATTCATATTTCCTTAACAATTATGCATATTGAAATTCTTTTCGTATGGTTTTTGACAATTcatatatttttgtaaatgaaatgTATTAAGAttagatttcttaaaaattgtCTGGTTGTATTTTGATCAGTGAATAGTGAAGGATCTGTATGCATTCTGAGTAGAAATCCTTGCCAACATTACTCAGTATGAATATTTTTCCTAGTCTGTGGCTTTCCTAGTCTTTGTACTCCTCAAAACTCTCCCTCAGTtcacttttttcctatttctcactATCAGTATGTGGCCTCACCTTAGCGTTTATAGagaaaatgatgtttaaaaaaataattgatattCATTCTTCCTTACTGTAATGTAAGTACTAAATTGATCTAACCTATTCCCTACTTCCACGGTATTAAAAGTGATGGCTAATGTCTCTCTGTTAAAGATTTCACACACAGTATCAATCCTGTACATAATGCTATGTAGCAATATCAGCCTCAGAGGAGACTCTAGTTCCCAAAGCATCAAATTAATGTTATACTTTTGAGAAACAAAGGCAATTTTAATtggcttttagtttttttttttttttatactctaGGGACTATACTTAAGAAATATAAATCACCccctcttatttttttcaaaatgtctttatttcagttttacaGGTAAGTCATTTTATATACTTGTTCACTAAGTATAAGTTTTGCTCTTTTTTTGTGGAGATTAGTATTCaccataggcaaaaaaaaaaaaaaaaaaaaaaatgcatttaaaagcaTCCCACATCCATTTTTCTTCACAGTACTTGCTTCTAACTGAGATTATGTCATATATCTTCCCCCGACCAAATGAGTCTTTTTTAATGGTGAAGATTTCAGCAAGTCTAGAAATTGTAAAGGGACcaggaaagaaaatgatacaCAGAATTCCTAGGTTCAAATATTTGGCTTAATCATAAGCTCCAGATGTCTTCATTCTGAGTCCTGGGATCACATCAGGAAGAAGATGGAAAGTACACAGGGATAAGAAGTGCCAGCGTGATGGCTCTGCAACCAGACAGTGCAGAGAGAGCCATCATGCTCACAATACAAAAGGACACGCATTGCCTAAAATAGGAATTCTAATGCCGATGggcttccgtgtgtgtgtgtgtgtgtgtgtgtgtgtgtgtgtgtgtgtgtgtgtgtgtgtcggggccgggggtggtgtatgtgtgtgtgtatgtgaatttaACCTTTTAGAATTCAAATTTTCCAACTCCTGGAAATGAACTAATGCTTTATGTAAACTACAGAAAACAGATGAGAAGTGTGTTCCAGGCAGCACAGTTAAATACAAGGACCACTTCTGTACTTGTAAAAACCACTGTGCTGCCTCAAAGGATAAATCAGAGTTTAACAAGTCAAAGACAGCTACCCCACAACATGACTCCAATTCAGAGGAGACAAGTAGTGCTGTGGTTTCCAAACAGTACATGATACACCTTTATCTCTGGGTTTAGTGCTTATTCCTTCTCCTACAATATATACTTCGTGAGGCTGGAGATTTGTTTCATTGTTGTAGCACTAGAACCTAGAACAGGGGAAAAAATCAACACTTACAGTGTAAAAGAATAAACGAGTGCATGTATGAATTCTTCATTCTGTTTATTCTTAATCGTATCGAGATAAATTTCACTAATTTAATGTCCTTTGAATGAAATAAAGTCATACAACTATGGGTTTCAGTTGAAAATGCAGTACTGAACATTTATATTCTATTTCTGAAACAATCAGTTCAAtgcagtttagtcgctcagtcatgcccaactttttgtgatcccgtggactgcagcacgccagatttgcctgttcatcaccaactctggaatcttgctcaaacccatgtccatcaggttggtgatgccatccaaccatctcatcctctgtcatccccttctcctcctgccttcaatctatcccagcattaggggcttttccaatgagtcagttctttgcatcaggtggacaaagcattagagtttcagcttcagaatcagtccttctaatgaatattcaggactgatttcctttaggattgactggtttgatctcctcgcagtccaagggactctcaagagtcttctccaacaccacagttcaaaagcattaattctttggcactcagctttcttcatagcacAGTTCTCACTTTATAGTCCAATGCTGCTTGGAGGGATCTGAAACAATAGGCTGTAAGAACTGATGGGGCTCTTGAAATacagttttcttcatttgtttatttgaaaGATGTTGATGATGCCTTGTTGCTTTTCATACCTGATTTTCATATCTTTGGCTTTTTGTTCCcacaaagtttgaaaaaaaaatcaaagtatagtCCCCTTAAAAGATataaatgtatgcatatatataatatgcaataTTATTAGATCAtagcatttattaatatatattgttaATAATCAACATAGAATAATTAatgttataattaatatattgtatataaaatttaatatataatcatatataaattataataatcaatatacaatattaaatattataacatatataattaatatattaataaataattgatataaaattgtggtatgtaatatataatattatataccaGTATTTGAttaatgatatatgtatatatacaaacaagGGAGAGCTTGAGATATAGTGAGAAAAGCCAGAATAGTACTGAGATATAGGATTAAATATTTGTGCAGAAATCCTGATGAATTTGTTGAAAAACCAAATAGAAATTTCTTTGTAGATGAATTGATCAATGAGTAAATGTTAAAGGTATGGAATGAATGCAGAGCCTGTATCACACagaattcttcactttctttgtCACTTTCAATTCTCAAGGAATAAGAATATGTTTTCCCCAAATCACACAATAGTGACTGAATTCATTCTCCTGGGACTCACAGATGACCCGGCACTACAGAAGGCCCTGTTTGGGGTGTTCCTGGTGATCTACCTAATCACACTGGTGGGAAATCTGAGCATGGTCGTGCTCATCAGGGCCAATCCCCACCTCCAGACTCCCATGTATTTCTTTCTCAGCCACCTCTCCTTTGTAGACCTTTGCTATTCCTCCAATATTACTCCAAATATGCTGCACAATTTCCTCTCAGACCAGAAGACCATCTCCTATGCTGGATGCTTCACACAGTGTCTTCTCTTCATTGCCCTGGTGATCACTGAACTTTATCTCCTTGCTTCAATGGCCTTGGATCGCTATGCAGCCATCTGCAGCCCTCTACATTACAGCACCAGGATGTCCAAGGATGTTTGCATCTTTCTAGTCACAGTCCCTTATACTTGTGGTCTCCTCAATGGCCTCTCTCAGGCCCTGCTGACCTttcatttgtccttctgtgactcccTTGAGATCAACCATTTCTACTGTGCTGATCCTCCTCTGATAATGTTGGCCTGCTCTGACACCTATGTCAAAAAGATGTCGATGTTTGTGGTTGCTGGTTTCACTCTCTCAAGCTCTCTCTTCATCATTCTTCTGTCCTACATCTTCATCATTGCAGCCGTCTTGAGGATGCATTCTGCAAAAGGCAGGTACAAAGCCTTTTCTACTTGTGGTTCCCACCTGACAACAGTCACTCTATTTTATGGAACCCTCTTCTGCATGTACTTAAGGCCTCCATCTAAGAACTCTGTAGAGGAGTCCAAAATAATTGCAgtcttttatacatttttgagCCCAATGTTGAACCCATTGATCTACAGTGTAAGGAACAAGCATGTGATCCATGCCATGAGGCATATGATTAAGGTAACTTTTTTTTCATAGAATTACAGTTTAGGTGCTTATTCATATTTAAGGTGTCTGTAATAACACAGAGGTTCCTTCAAAGGAAAAACCTATTAGTCTATCGTCATGATTAGTTTATCTTCATGAGTTCTCACTGATATTGCATAATTTCTCCTCAAAATTTATACTTTAAAGACAAATGTTTTCAATAAGctcatttaatattttactaAATTTATTCACTTGGGGATaagtaatatattaatattaattcacTCTGATGTGAACATTGCCAATCCATCTTCTTTGAATTAAATGGTCTACAGAGCCATAGTGAGGCTCAAAATAGGATGATTGCTTTttagcttcttttaaaattttataaaaaagttTCTTCTTCAATGTGTGATATAGAGCAATCACTCCAGTGCCTCACTAGTCACTGGAATCACTTCAGGGAAATTTGAAGTACATGGATCACCcatagctttaaaatttttataaatttcaccCCAACCAATATTATAGATATCCTGAGAAACTTTTTACCCAATTATAAATATTGGTTGTGGTTTGcaattttgaaaatgaagtcTCAACACCTGCTTATGAGCTTCCAGGAATAGGGATCCAATTCAGTCATTATTATAGTATAATGGCAgtctagatatatttttttcatgtttttgctctaaattataataaatttattgagTAAACATAGCCTAGCAATTGGCTTCTGTAGACACAAGAATGCCCTAAAACAATATACAAATGAAGAGGTGTGTAGATATCTTTCAGAAAGTGAACAGTGATGTTTTATTTGGTTCATAACTATGGCAGAAATCAGctcaacactgtaaagcaattttctaacaattaaaaaaaaattcaaaagtggTTGCTCATTATTTTCTAGGCAAGTATGTTCCAATAGTTTCCAAAATATCTTTTAAGAAGTGAAAgtcccttagtcgtgtccaactctttgggaccccatggattatacagtccatgaaattctcctggccagaatactggagtgggtagcctttcccttctcctggagatcttcccaacccagggatccaaaccagACCTCCCGCagtgcaggctgattctttaccagctgggccaccagggaatcctaagaatactggagtggatagtatatcccttccccagtggatcttcccaacccaggaatggaactgtggtctcctgcattgcagtcagattcttttccagttgaGATACACGGGAAGCTGTCTTTTGAGAAAATTAGTAGCAAAGAAAGTTATATAAAAAGATACATAATTCATCCACACTGATCCTTGCATTAATTAGTGAGCTATATTGTTCTATATTGAAACATATATTGAATTTTAAATGGCCTtgaatgcttcagttcagttcagttcagttgctcagtcatgtccgactctttgtaaccccatggaccgcagcatgccaggcctccctgtccatcaccaactcctggagttcactcaaactcatgtccactgagtcagtgatgccatccaaccatctcatcctctgtcgtccccttctcctccttccttcaatcttttccagcatcagggtcttttcaaatgaggcagttcttcacattaggtggccaaagcactggagtttcagtttcagcttcagtccctccaatgaacacccaggactgatctcctttaagatagactggttgtatctccttgtagtccaagggactctcaagagtcttccccaacgccacagttcaaaagcatcgattcttctgcactcagctttctatatagtccaactctcacattctgtACATACATAAGTATTCCAATATTGTGCATTCCAATTTTAACTAAGACCACAATAATAAGTGGTCATATGAAAGGAACTGCTATATTTACTGTAATGTGTTCAAATCATTTTCCAGAAAATCATCCAAATAACCTGAAGTTTTAGAAACCAGGACTTCATTCTTAAGTCTCAGTTGATTGAGGCTAATTctatcaaaaatattatttataaataaataaaaaaacagaagtgaAGGAGTAACATTCATCAGTAGTATGTCCCAAATCAAAGGATAGCTTCTGTATTTAGTTGTTCTATTTTCTCAATAAGTTAAAACATTTAGTTATTCTTACAATTAATATGACAAAATTGGAAGCATTTTACATGTATAAGTTTGAAGATTAATTTTTACTTGATAGTATTGTGCTTGTAATTTTCTACGGACTATGTATTTTTAGTGAACATTGTTTTTAATGTGGTATAATACACAGAATTAAAGAATTGAACTTAATTACAAAAATATTGCAATTCATTTAAAGATACATAAATTGAAAAATACTGAAAtcttgacagattctttaccaactgagctatcagggaatccctgAAATATTCtagataaaattaaatttcaattttGGAATGAAAGCACAATTTACTTGTAATCTCCTGTTAAAGAAAATTGCTCTGAGCATTTGGcatatgtatattttcatttagtttatattgCAAACCATTATTTCATTATATCAATATATCCCATTTTTTTATATTGATAATTGACTCACATTTGTATGTACATATCCCTCTGTTTCTTGAGGATATTCAAAATGTATACTTTTTGAATTaaagattttgaattttttaaaagacctgcCTAAGTTTTTATACAGGTAAATTTTTCTCCAGAAAGCATTGAACATTTATACTTATGACTATTAATTAATATTTGAGAGTAATCATATAAATGTaccttaaaaatattagaaaatatcagttaaaatgatttatttccttgttttctcAACTGAAGTTCTTAGGGAAGgaatatgttttaattaaaacaaaagaagaaatgtttaacaaataaatgatatacattatgttgattgattttgCTATCAATCTTATTTCTGATGATTCCTCCcctgagaatatatatatatatgtatatagcttttttttctgcttttagttCTATGACTTTTCTCCACTATACACAATTTCTGTAGTAAAACAAGTTATTATattatgttctttatttttcattgccATATTTTATAGAGATATCTCAAATTATTCTATatatggcttccttggtggctcagatggtacataatctgcctgcaattcaggagatccagatttgatcctgggttgagaagaccctctggaaaaggaaatggcaaccatctccagtattctggcctggagaattccatgggcagggagcctggtgggcagcagtccatggggtcgcaaagagtgggacacaactaagcaagtaACACTCTCACTTCCACTTTCATTCTAGATACAATTTTATTGTACGTTGTAATATTGCATATAACTTTTCTCTCacatttttatctatttcttcctaCAATTTATCAAGCTTTTATCTCTCACTAATTTGTGATGTTATCTTCATTGTACACTAAATACATTCactgttatttcttctttaaccAATATGTTGATTAAGCcaatatattatattgtatattttgcattttaagcAAAATTCCTAAACTTGCTATAGATTGGTGTTTTAATTTCTTATAGAGAAAAtctgggtttcccttgtagctcagtggtaaagaacccacctgcaatgtggggaccACAAGAGACTTCtgagtggggaaaatcccctggaggagaaaatggcaactcactccagaattcatggctagagaattccacggacagaggagcctggtggctacagtccacagggtcatgcaaacagtcagacatgactgaagccactgaggATGCAGGCACAGAGAAAATtcatcttcaatatttttcacgtTCAAATTTATCCCAGAAGAATATAAATCAGATGCTTTTAGCTATATAATATTTTTTCcagttatatatgtacatgtgtcaGAGTTCTCTGGGCTAACACACAGGATCCttgttgttttcctattttaaacATAACAATGTGCACATGTcattcccaaactcccagtctctctctctgccccagccttcccccttggcaaccattggtttgttctctaagtctgtgagtctcttggattttatcataaaataatttaaaactgagCACCACCCAAGTTGACAAAAGATTTTATTGCaaataagaaaaagtgaaaatagtaCAAAAATATGATGTTATTAATTTCATAGAAATCATATGAACAATGACATACTGAAGGCTCTGCATATTGAATtgataaaaattaacaaatgttaaaattagtgaataaaattattgttaataaaaatatgaattaagaTACTGCTTTGTGTATCTGTATTTAAGAGAGTTTAAAAAGACCAGCGCTTTTATACACTGATTAtgtcaagaaaaataataatacacattttttctagaaatttatttaaCATGTTTCAAGAGTCTTAAAAATGTACACTTT contains:
- the LOC133046210 gene encoding olfactory receptor 5M10-like, producing MFSPNHTIVTEFILLGLTDDPALQKALFGVFLVIYLITLVGNLSMVVLIRANPHLQTPMYFFLSHLSFVDLCYSSNITPNMLHNFLSDQKTISYAGCFTQCLLFIALVITELYLLASMALDRYAAICSPLHYSTRMSKDVCIFLVTVPYTCGLLNGLSQALLTFHLSFCDSLEINHFYCADPPLIMLACSDTYVKKMSMFVVAGFTLSSSLFIILLSYIFIIAAVLRMHSAKGRYKAFSTCGSHLTTVTLFYGTLFCMYLRPPSKNSVEESKIIAVFYTFLSPMLNPLIYSVRNKHVIHAMRHMIKVTFFS